CTACAGCCCGAGCCCGCACCTGGTCGACTACGCGTCGACGAAGGGCGCGATCAACACGTTCAGCAAGGCGCTGGCGCAGCAGCTCGCGCCCAAGGGGATCCGCGTGAACGTCGTCGCGCCGGGCCCGGTGTGGACCCCGCTCCAGGTCACCGGCGGTCAGCCGACGGAGGCGCTCGACAGCTTCGGCGAGGACACCCCGCTGGGCCGGATGGGTCAGCCCGCCGAGATGGCGGCGGCGTACGTCTACCTCGCCTCGCCGGAGTCGAGCTACGTCGTCGGCGAGACGCTCAACCTCAACGGCGGCATGCCGACCCCGTAAGGGGTCAGCGCCACCAGACGGTGGTGTCCGGCGGGACGTCGCGTCCGGCGTCGGGGTCGCTGCTCAGCAGCACCTCGGCGTCGGGCGGGAGCCGGACGTCGGCGTCGCCGAGGTTGGCGGTGACGTGGACGGGGCTGCGGTCGAAGGTCAGGACGCGTTCCCCCGGCGCGGAGGTCCAGCGCAGGTCGCCGGCGCCGAGGCCGAGGTCACGGCGGAGCCGGAGCGCGGACGTCCAGAGCACGAGGGTCGAGGCCGGGTCGGCCTGCTGTCGGTCGCGGGCGAGGGCGGCGTACGCCTCGGGCTGCGGCAGCCACGGCTCCCCGCTGGAGAAGCCGAGGGCCGGCGCGTCCGCCTCCCAGGGCATCGGCACGCGGCACCCGTCCCGGCCGAGGTCCACACCCTGCGTCCGCGCGAAGGCCGGGTCCTGCCGGTCGGCGTCGGCGAGCATGGTGTGCTCCCCCAGCCCGAGCTCGTCGCCCTGGTAGACGTACGCCGACCCGGGCAGCGCAAGCATGAGCAGGGCGGCCGCCCGGGCCCGCCGCAGGCCGAGAGCGACGTCCGGCTGCACGGAACGCGGCCCCACCCGCCGGGGCGCCTCGCCGACCGGGTAGCCGAAGCGCGACGCGGCCCGCAGGGTGTCGTGGTTGCCGAGCACCCAGGTCGGGGCGGCGCCGACCCCGCCGTACGCGGCGATCGACTCGTCGACGACGGCCCGCAGGGCGGCCGGCTCCCAGTGCGTGACCAGGAACGGCCAGTTGAAGACCTGGTGCAGCTCGTCAGGCCGGACGTAGCGCACCGCGCGGTCGACCCCGACATTGACCTCCCCGCAGAGCATCCGCGGGCGGTCGGCGTACGTCTCGGCGAGGCTGCGCCAGTGGCGGTGGAGGTCGTGCACGCCCTCCTGGTCCCAGTACGGCGCCTGCTGCTTGGCGCCCGAGGCCAGCGGGGAGCCGGGGTACGACGGGAAGGTCGGGTCCTTGACCAGCCCGTGGCCGACGTCGATCCGGAAACCGTCGACGCCGCGGTCGAGCCAGAAGCGCAGGACGTCGTCGTAGTCGGCCCGAACTCGCTCCGAGGACCAGTTGAGGTCGGGCTGCGCAGAGTCGAAGAGGTGGAGGTACCACTGCCCGTCGGGCACCTGCGTCCACGCGGGCCCGCCGAAGACCGACTGCCAGTCCGTCGGCTCGTCGCGGAAGTGGTAGCGCTCGCGTTCCGGCGAGCCGGGACCGGCGGCGAGGGCCGCCTGGAACCAGGGGTGCGCCGACGAGGTGTGGTTGGGCACCAGGTCGACGATCACGCGGAGCCCGAGGGCGTGGGCGCGGGTCAGGAGGACGTCGACGTCGTCGAGGCTCCCGAGCAGGGGGTCCACGCCGCAGAGGTCGCTGATGTCGTAGCCGCCGTCGACCTGCGGCGACGGGTAGAACGGCGACAGCCAGACGGCGTCCACGCCCAGCGCCGCCAGCTCGTCCAGGTGGGCGGTGACCCCGGGCAGGTCTCCGAGCCCGTTGCCGTCGGTGTCGGCGAACGAGCGGGGGTAGACCTGGTAGACGACGGCCGTACGCCACCAGCCGCCGTCACCACCCGTGGTGACGGCGCTCCCCTGCGTGGTGGTCAGCGGCGGTCGACAGCACCCGCGCGAAGCTTCGGCGTCTCCATGACGTCACCCACGATGGTGTTGCTGCGACGCGGCAGGATGTAGCGCGACGTGAGGCTGAGCAGGGTCTGGAGCCGGTTGCGCCCGCCCAGGATGTAGACGATGTGCAGGCCGATCCAGCCGAGCCAGGCCACGACGCCCTTGAGCTTGAGCCCGAACGGGGTCTGCAGGACGGCGTCGCCGCGGCCGATCGTGGCCATGGTGCCCTTGTTGTGGTACTCGAACTTCTCCGTCGGCGCACCGCGGTGGAGCCGGGCGATCTGCTTGGCCGCGAACTTGCCGGTCTGGATCGCCGGCTGCGCGAGCTGCGGCAGCGGGGTGTCCACGGTCAGGCTGACGTCGCCGATCGCGAAGATGTTCTCCTCGCCCAGGACGCGCAGGTCGGAGTTGACCTCCACGCGGCCACCACGGCCGATCGGGATGCCCCACTCGCGCAGCGCCGGGTTGCCCGAGACGCCGGCCGCCCAGATGACCAGGTCGACGGGGACGGAGTCGCCGCCCTTGAAGTCGACCGAGTCGGCGTGG
The sequence above is drawn from the Microlunatus antarcticus genome and encodes:
- a CDS encoding NAD(P)/FAD-dependent oxidoreductase, translating into CGDDGVKISYDYLVLATGITTNHFGIPGAAEFTMSMYTRAEALRVRDTIFGSMEIIAGRSDPNSGGFTVLVAGGGATGVEMAGQLAELKQEALPSTYPELNPAQVHVILVEMAPYLLAPFDDSLRKYALAELVKRGVDVRLNTAISEVHADSVDFKGGDSVPVDLVIWAAGVSGNPALREWGIPIGRGGRVEVNSDLRVLGEENIFAIGDVSLTVDTPLPQLAQPAIQTGKFAAKQIARLHRGAPTEKFEYHNKGTMATIGRGDAVLQTPFGLKLKGVVAWLGWIGLHIVYILGGRNRLQTLLSLTSRYILPRRSNTIVGDVMETPKLRAGAVDRR
- a CDS encoding glycoside hydrolase family 13 protein — its product is MTTTQGSAVTTGGDGGWWRTAVVYQVYPRSFADTDGNGLGDLPGVTAHLDELAALGVDAVWLSPFYPSPQVDGGYDISDLCGVDPLLGSLDDVDVLLTRAHALGLRVIVDLVPNHTSSAHPWFQAALAAGPGSPERERYHFRDEPTDWQSVFGGPAWTQVPDGQWYLHLFDSAQPDLNWSSERVRADYDDVLRFWLDRGVDGFRIDVGHGLVKDPTFPSYPGSPLASGAKQQAPYWDQEGVHDLHRHWRSLAETYADRPRMLCGEVNVGVDRAVRYVRPDELHQVFNWPFLVTHWEPAALRAVVDESIAAYGGVGAAPTWVLGNHDTLRAASRFGYPVGEAPRRVGPRSVQPDVALGLRRARAAALLMLALPGSAYVYQGDELGLGEHTMLADADRQDPAFARTQGVDLGRDGCRVPMPWEADAPALGFSSGEPWLPQPEAYAALARDRQQADPASTLVLWTSALRLRRDLGLGAGDLRWTSAPGERVLTFDRSPVHVTANLGDADVRLPPDAEVLLSSDPDAGRDVPPDTTVWWR